The following coding sequences lie in one Pseudomonadota bacterium genomic window:
- a CDS encoding response regulator translates to MAMPDPKLIDMFNPFKVLIVDDDKVIADILKDLTLMDGQERSVSVCYDGAEAIGMINKEPFDLIITDLIMPNVGGLDVLKYAKKKNPDILVIIVTGYASLETAVAAVREGAYDYIMKPCKMGEIKIVINRAIDKIKLNRQNKELEKKLKEVYQELMLLNSQKYKSEKIKSLNFFSSGMAGLHYIYNDSAPDNYTDKLQALSSLMDKGLLTESEFRTFKNHYLKFMRTEK, encoded by the coding sequence ATGGCTATGCCCGATCCGAAATTAATAGATATGTTTAATCCTTTTAAAGTTCTGATAGTCGATGATGATAAAGTAATTGCAGATATATTAAAGGATCTTACTTTAATGGATGGGCAGGAAAGATCGGTTTCGGTATGTTATGATGGAGCCGAAGCTATTGGTATGATCAATAAAGAACCTTTCGATCTGATTATAACTGATCTTATTATGCCCAATGTGGGCGGGTTGGATGTTTTAAAATATGCAAAAAAAAAGAATCCGGATATCCTTGTTATTATTGTTACCGGCTATGCTTCTCTGGAAACAGCGGTAGCTGCTGTAAGAGAAGGTGCCTATGATTATATAATGAAGCCATGTAAAATGGGAGAAATAAAAATAGTTATCAACAGGGCTATAGATAAAATAAAACTAAACAGACAAAATAAAGAGTTAGAAAAAAAATTAAAGGAAGTTTACCAGGAATTAATGCTTTTAAATAGCCAAAAATATAAATCTGAAAAGATAAAGAGTTTAAATTTTTTCTCATCAGGCATGGCCGGTCTTCATTATATATATAACGATTCCGCGCCTGATAACTATACAGACAAATTGCAAGCACTGTCATCCCTTATGGACAAAGGCTTGCTGACGGAAAGTGAATTCAGGACATTCAAAAATCATTATCTCAAATTTATGAGAACTGAAAAGTAA
- a CDS encoding ParA family protein, with the protein MGRIICITARKDGAGKTTTAINLSAAFSIAEKKTLLVDCDPIGHATTGLGVDETLITNSLYQGMAGKVPITKLIINKGPGYPNLIPAKLDLYRFPVGIGNNKESVLRNLLAEVKERYDYIVIDTPQTPVILMINAFVAAELLLITIPCEYLSLAGFGYLFDTFQMIKKGYGLKNDIAGILITKMNKQEKSSRLIAEELRNRFKNIIFDTSIPTCGKLRSSPAYGKPVFMTDIKSVGARSYLKLASEIMNKWENIAIKQ; encoded by the coding sequence ATGGGGCGCATTATCTGCATAACTGCCAGAAAAGATGGCGCAGGAAAAACTACTACGGCCATTAACCTTTCAGCTGCATTTTCAATAGCTGAAAAAAAAACCCTTCTTGTTGATTGTGATCCTATCGGTCATGCCACAACAGGTCTGGGAGTGGATGAAACATTGATTACCAATTCTCTGTATCAGGGGATGGCCGGCAAAGTTCCGATAACAAAACTCATAATAAATAAAGGCCCGGGTTATCCTAATCTGATTCCCGCGAAATTGGACTTATATAGATTTCCAGTGGGCATAGGAAATAATAAGGAATCAGTTTTACGCAACCTTCTGGCAGAAGTTAAGGAACGGTATGATTATATTGTTATTGATACGCCTCAGACTCCTGTAATTTTAATGATAAATGCCTTTGTCGCAGCAGAGTTGCTATTAATAACCATACCTTGTGAATATCTATCACTTGCCGGGTTTGGTTATCTGTTTGACACGTTTCAAATGATAAAAAAAGGGTACGGCTTAAAAAATGATATAGCAGGAATACTTATTACAAAGATGAATAAACAGGAAAAATCTTCCAGATTGATTGCGGAAGAATTAAGGAATCGTTTTAAAAATATCATATTTGATACCAGCATTCCAACATGTGGCAAGTTAAGAAGTTCTCCGGCTTATGGTAAACCTGTATTTATGACTGATATAAAATCTGTTGGCGCAAGGAGCTATCTTAAGCTTGCTTCTGAAATAATGAATAAATGGGAAAATATAGCCATAAAACAATAA
- a CDS encoding HDOD domain-containing protein, producing MKKQLIFSGNFVVGKEKDIILEACLGSCVGVVIWDKEAKVGGLIHLLLPEWTGYGEILKPALYAKTGLPLFINALSEAGADKSRMKAYVAGGALIGPISQLDMDLNIGGRTADIVQKILADESIEVCQAETGGFFGYRLNLDLRSFKSSINLIVDMPSQEDNDFKKPVPADIIQSINVVRPIPQIILKVVQMINDGNYNINEVAKDIKKEQVISAAILRLCASSYLGLKEKVTSISRALALLGEKNLFKVIVSASLELYFSDAARGYSLCKGGLFHHALGTAMIAEELAKYTAIIKPDIAYTAGLLHDIGKVVLDQYISSAYPLFYRRTQIDMVGLDEAEKELAGITHSEAGAILGERWSINESLIDVIKHHHQPELASKAPELTHIVYVADLLMSKFQAGQELATLDKGDISSRLNKIGLTTSKFPVIVNLIPQSILEGTINLPAFSQ from the coding sequence TTGAAAAAGCAACTTATTTTTTCCGGCAATTTTGTTGTCGGCAAAGAAAAAGATATAATTTTGGAAGCCTGCCTGGGCTCATGTGTGGGAGTAGTTATCTGGGATAAAGAAGCAAAAGTCGGCGGGTTGATTCACCTGCTATTGCCGGAATGGACAGGGTATGGCGAAATCCTAAAGCCAGCACTTTATGCAAAAACAGGGCTGCCTCTTTTCATTAATGCTTTGAGCGAGGCAGGAGCCGATAAAAGCCGCATGAAAGCATATGTTGCCGGAGGTGCTTTGATAGGACCGATATCTCAATTGGATATGGATCTTAATATCGGCGGCAGAACTGCTGATATTGTCCAGAAAATACTGGCTGATGAATCTATAGAAGTCTGCCAGGCTGAAACCGGTGGATTTTTTGGATATCGTTTAAATCTTGATTTAAGATCATTTAAAAGCTCCATTAATCTTATAGTTGATATGCCATCACAAGAAGATAATGATTTCAAAAAACCTGTACCTGCTGATATTATCCAGTCAATTAATGTGGTACGGCCGATTCCTCAAATCATTCTTAAGGTCGTACAAATGATAAACGACGGCAATTATAATATTAATGAGGTTGCTAAAGATATAAAAAAAGAACAGGTTATAAGTGCTGCAATTTTAAGATTGTGTGCTTCATCTTACCTGGGATTAAAGGAAAAGGTTACATCTATCAGCCGCGCGCTGGCTCTTTTAGGAGAAAAAAATCTTTTTAAAGTGATTGTTTCAGCTTCACTGGAGCTGTACTTTTCAGATGCCGCAAGAGGCTACTCTCTTTGCAAGGGAGGTCTGTTCCATCACGCTCTTGGCACAGCAATGATTGCTGAAGAACTGGCAAAGTATACCGCAATAATCAAACCCGATATAGCATATACAGCCGGGCTTTTACACGATATCGGAAAGGTAGTGCTGGATCAGTATATTTCATCGGCATATCCTCTTTTCTATCGACGTACTCAGATTGATATGGTTGGACTTGATGAGGCGGAAAAAGAGCTGGCCGGTATTACTCATTCTGAGGCTGGAGCAATCTTAGGTGAACGCTGGTCAATAAATGAATCCCTTATAGACGTGATAAAGCACCATCATCAGCCTGAACTGGCATCTAAAGCTCCGGAATTGACACACATAGTTTATGTGGCTGATTTACTTATGAGCAAATTTCAGGCAGGGCAGGAATTAGCTACTCTTGATAAAGGTGATATTTCTTCAAGGCTTAATAAAATCGGTTTGACAACATCAAAGTTCCCCGTTATTGTGAATCTTATTCCACAAAGCATATTGGAAGGAACAATAAATCTTCCCGCATTTTCTCAATAA
- a CDS encoding response regulator: protein MRDNLNIIIVDDEQSILEIFKEYLEATTNYKVFTETNGLIALETIKQQKIDCCFLDISMPEINGIELAKRIHLYDNTIPIVVITGHPTADNAINTLKNGVVDFLTKPFEMSKIKQTIQRIMQERELFVNGILLNEANEKNQEVLKLNMELQKKIKEVEIINLILHKLENPPGTSGVLNILVDLAGEITKCNEAYFCIFDKYHKDPTILASYPQLDNNYAAVSEKIVTHNIKKVAEEGMPLIIKSNNIYSSTMAAPLKIKTNTFGVLVLFINDNARYFIKKDLYYMNFLLSKASSLVENQVLYENIFENLFSTLYALVKIIEAKDPYTKEHSHRVSLYAKSIGNTAGFSQEDIDKLNICGLLHDIGKIGTPDSILLKPGKLSDEEYDIIKKHPVIGSNIIGHLGMWIDECKIIHHHHERFDGKGYPDGLKGEDIPFLSRILSVADVYDALTSDRSYRKKMDDAVALNIITENSGSQFDPKVVDAFIESHKQNDFQSLSGEENKGLKDQEYYLPVSGELHKSIGI from the coding sequence ATGAGAGATAATCTAAACATAATTATCGTTGATGACGAACAGTCCATTCTGGAGATTTTCAAGGAATATCTTGAAGCCACTACCAATTACAAAGTATTTACTGAAACGAATGGATTAATTGCCTTAGAAACCATTAAACAGCAAAAAATCGACTGCTGTTTTCTGGATATTTCCATGCCGGAAATTAATGGGATAGAGCTAGCCAAACGAATCCATCTTTATGATAATACCATACCGATAGTTGTGATAACCGGCCATCCTACAGCAGATAATGCAATAAATACCTTAAAAAACGGAGTTGTGGATTTTTTAACCAAGCCGTTTGAAATGTCAAAAATTAAGCAGACTATCCAGCGTATAATGCAAGAAAGGGAACTGTTTGTTAACGGAATACTACTCAACGAGGCGAACGAAAAAAATCAGGAAGTCCTAAAACTCAATATGGAATTACAGAAGAAAATTAAGGAAGTCGAAATAATAAACCTTATTCTTCATAAACTGGAAAACCCTCCGGGCACAAGTGGAGTTTTAAACATTCTTGTGGACCTGGCTGGTGAAATTACTAAATGTAATGAAGCATACTTCTGTATCTTTGATAAATATCATAAAGATCCAACTATTCTTGCGTCTTATCCGCAGCTTGATAACAACTATGCTGCTGTTAGCGAAAAGATAGTAACGCATAATATCAAAAAAGTTGCAGAAGAAGGGATGCCGCTTATTATCAAAAGTAATAACATTTACAGCAGCACCATGGCAGCACCTCTCAAAATTAAAACCAATACATTCGGTGTTCTTGTATTGTTTATCAATGATAACGCCCGATACTTTATAAAAAAAGACCTTTATTATATGAATTTTCTTTTAAGTAAAGCATCTTCTCTGGTAGAAAATCAGGTGCTTTATGAAAATATTTTTGAAAATCTTTTTTCAACGCTTTATGCGTTAGTGAAAATTATTGAAGCAAAAGACCCTTATACAAAAGAACATTCACACAGGGTATCTTTATATGCAAAATCCATAGGCAATACAGCAGGATTTTCACAAGAAGATATAGATAAACTAAACATATGCGGTTTGTTGCACGATATAGGTAAAATTGGAACTCCTGATAGTATTCTTCTTAAACCCGGAAAACTTTCGGATGAAGAATATGATATAATAAAAAAGCATCCTGTTATTGGCAGCAATATTATAGGACATCTGGGCATGTGGATCGATGAATGCAAAATAATTCACCACCACCACGAAAGATTTGACGGGAAAGGATATCCTGATGGCTTAAAGGGGGAGGATATTCCGTTTCTTTCACGCATTCTGTCGGTAGCAGATGTCTATGATGCATTGACATCTGATCGTTCTTACCGGAAGAAAATGGATGATGCTGTTGCATTAAATATTATTACAGAAAATTCGGGCAGCCAATTTGACCCAAAAGTAGTTGATGCATTTATAGAAAGCCACAAGCAAAATGATTTCCAGTCTTTATCAGGTGAAGAAAATAAAGGATTAAAAGATCAAGAGTATTACCTGCCGGTTTCCGGGGAATTACATAAGTCTATAGGGATTTAG
- the fliS gene encoding flagellar export chaperone FliS — MNNNGIRAYRKTTVITADPGKLILMCYEGAIDQLKITKIKYLENKFEAKCKALQKAMDFIDELLCSLDLEKGGAIARNLSDLYKYMNRKILLADINKDLNGIDEVIGILSELLSAWEVIINGRHKKTQHEPVRFKEESIQHASNFI, encoded by the coding sequence ATGAACAATAACGGTATAAGGGCTTATCGTAAAACGACCGTAATCACTGCTGATCCCGGGAAACTGATATTAATGTGTTATGAAGGCGCTATAGATCAGCTTAAAATTACAAAAATCAAGTACCTGGAAAATAAATTTGAGGCAAAATGTAAGGCCTTACAAAAGGCCATGGATTTTATTGACGAACTTTTATGCTCGCTTGATTTGGAAAAAGGCGGTGCCATTGCACGAAATTTATCGGATTTGTATAAATACATGAACCGAAAAATTCTTTTGGCTGATATAAACAAAGATCTTAATGGAATTGATGAAGTTATTGGAATACTATCAGAACTTTTATCGGCCTGGGAGGTAATCATTAATGGAAGACATAAAAAAACTCAGCATGAACCTGTCCGATTTAAAGAAGAAAGTATACAGCATGCTTCCAATTTTATATGA
- a CDS encoding diguanylate cyclase: MAEKVLIISNSDTDVNLISKSINFKESDTVIFTSSCDMEELIFSGDFAAILADYDFVGDRVLGWIDMLQKNKSTSCLILYGEKSSAENIAEILRKGAYGFIPRSLLAERIHDTLIDGLENRRAFAEILEIIEEQKTANERLEQEKNSLRNKNKELNFINRFSCEVSYDLNWEHILPNMINAGFLNIIDAKFISVLYRIGNDWNFSCYSPDGLCDESTTDKIKNDICDKFVSISGEKIDSKEVSMSVYPSESKALSNIPILSSDQLILPLIFGKHQLGVLTMLPKSSKSSINKNSEILSTISNIMAMSLNNVQEYERVKKMTVRDGLTGVYNQKGFKEFIENEFQKARRYKRSLSLIMIDVDNFKIINDTLGHLAGDYVLIELANRLKISLRNTDILARYGGDEFAIILPDTKSKEAEILIERVLTHVRNDFIECNCEKLLVDVSHGIAAIDELELTDNALDLIAVADSKLYNAKRRLHEYSSIVLNESVPCFGNSLAS, translated from the coding sequence ATGGCGGAAAAAGTATTAATTATCAGCAATAGCGATACTGATGTTAATCTAATTAGCAAAAGTATTAATTTTAAAGAATCTGATACTGTAATATTTACATCTTCTTGTGATATGGAGGAATTGATTTTCTCCGGAGATTTTGCAGCTATACTCGCAGACTATGATTTTGTTGGAGACAGAGTTTTAGGCTGGATAGATATGCTCCAGAAAAATAAGTCCACGTCATGTCTGATTCTTTACGGCGAGAAAAGCAGCGCTGAAAATATTGCAGAAATACTCCGAAAGGGAGCTTATGGATTTATACCACGTTCGCTGCTTGCAGAGCGAATCCATGACACACTTATAGACGGGTTGGAAAATCGGCGGGCTTTTGCTGAAATATTGGAGATTATTGAAGAACAAAAAACTGCAAATGAGCGGCTTGAACAGGAAAAAAATTCATTAAGAAATAAAAACAAAGAGCTAAATTTTATTAATCGCTTCAGCTGTGAGGTTTCTTATGATTTGAATTGGGAACATATTCTCCCTAATATGATTAATGCAGGATTCTTAAATATAATTGATGCTAAATTTATATCAGTGCTTTATAGGATCGGCAATGATTGGAATTTTTCCTGCTATTCACCTGATGGATTGTGTGATGAAAGTACTACAGATAAAATCAAGAATGATATTTGCGATAAATTTGTTTCAATATCAGGAGAAAAAATAGACAGCAAAGAGGTTTCAATGTCTGTATACCCATCAGAGTCCAAAGCATTATCCAATATCCCGATATTATCTTCTGATCAATTGATTCTGCCTTTAATATTTGGAAAACATCAGTTGGGAGTACTAACTATGCTCCCAAAAAGCAGTAAATCATCGATTAATAAAAACAGCGAAATACTGTCGACCATTTCAAATATCATGGCCATGTCCTTAAATAATGTACAAGAATATGAAAGAGTGAAAAAAATGACTGTCAGGGATGGTCTGACCGGGGTTTATAACCAGAAGGGTTTTAAAGAATTTATTGAAAATGAGTTTCAAAAGGCAAGAAGATATAAAAGATCGCTTTCTTTGATTATGATTGATGTAGATAATTTTAAAATTATTAATGATACTTTAGGCCATTTGGCCGGAGATTATGTTCTGATAGAACTGGCAAACCGCTTAAAAATATCTTTAAGAAACACCGATATTTTAGCAAGATATGGTGGAGATGAGTTTGCAATAATTCTACCGGACACAAAAAGTAAAGAAGCCGAAATACTTATAGAAAGAGTTCTGACTCATGTTAGAAATGATTTTATTGAGTGTAATTGTGAAAAGCTCTTAGTAGATGTAAGTCACGGCATTGCTGCGATTGATGAGCTTGAACTTACGGATAATGCCCTGGATTTAATCGCTGTCGCAGATTCAAAGCTTTACAATGCAAAACGGCGTTTGCACGAATATTCATCCATTGTGCTAAATGAAAGTGTTCCTTGTTTTGGAAATTCTTTAGCTTCCTGA
- a CDS encoding flagellar protein FlaG — translation MYVEPVSLSGKSLDSLSQPNVAVRDQTPVEENSKSEEEKKPVNAANANDAFASLQNKMKVLQNIDLSFSVHEASGKIIVTVVNENTGEVIREIPSSELLSLATKLEETIGLMLDKKV, via the coding sequence ATGTATGTTGAACCTGTTTCTTTATCAGGAAAAAGTTTAGATTCTTTATCACAACCAAATGTTGCAGTCCGGGATCAGACTCCCGTGGAAGAAAACAGTAAATCAGAAGAAGAAAAAAAGCCTGTAAATGCAGCAAATGCAAATGATGCATTTGCAAGTTTGCAAAACAAAATGAAAGTTCTTCAAAATATTGATTTGTCGTTTTCAGTTCATGAAGCTTCGGGCAAAATTATCGTAACAGTTGTCAATGAAAATACCGGTGAAGTTATAAGGGAAATTCCTTCTTCGGAATTGCTCAGTCTGGCAACAAAGCTTGAAGAAACCATAGGCCTGATGCTTGATAAAAAGGTTTGA
- the fliD gene encoding flagellar filament capping protein FliD: MALSTNLISGLSSGFDWRSMIDSLMEIEHRRVDLVTGKKTETQSKLTEWQSLNSKLLSLKTAVGTLKDTDDFNIFKASMTTDSSTVKASDLLTVSTSDTASIGSYSLKVNNLAAAQKLSSGSFASISDALGSDYSGDILINGTAINIAATDTLADVSNKINNANSGSNPTGVTSSIISYGTGDHRLVLTSDTTGASGIGLQNGGVSDILYEFGFTDADRTAKNHLTGGDQTDGFSSTSISIKSLLNLSTTQTSSAGEIIINGMSIGDIDLSTDTLSSLQTKFAAAGLTASITSETENNNTYYRLMVEGAANTYTDKNNILETLGIIKGGVSDESSVTGDIENTSGGAVITSDTLIMDIDGYTGFLNTDYIHLEGTDTDNNPVSDDTLIITDTTTLGDLLSKIESAFGNVTASVNGDGKLMIVNNTSGTSYLDIRIGVKDSGGTDDTTLKFDTDGILSGTARKREIVAGADASVTLDGVTVTRSENAIDDIISGVTLNLLKADTETTVSLNIRRDTDAIISNISNFVSSYNSISSYIQSQFSFDETTQETGGILFGDGTLISVKSDLTSILTQSVWGVSYDYSTMGLVGINVDKDGKLNIDNDKLSGYLKSNFNDVKKLFTASSEVSVGTIKYLGHSNDTNYGEYTVNIDTAATQSTSDASDNTSLSSDETLTITEGSGTSVVNLTSSMTMSQMVNAVNSELSTVYTQIISGSEQLYADSGQAAAITSSTKWDSVYNATGDSANLVNGDVISFSAVDHNGTEINGSYTISNIAADSVQGLLSSIETAFGNEVTADINASGQILITDNSSGASSVSLTFDFTSAHDLDFGTVLTANTGGQTGRYAMGITASVDAGNHMVLKHNNYGTGNSFTISQANNLLWTGGDQTVDNGVDVAGTINGETATGKGQMLGGNSGEANIDGLSIKYTGTTTGEIGTVKLTLGVAELFDRKLFDITDQYEGYVGFKQKSLQDNIESYETQIDQMEDRLDRKMEMMINRFVVMETALAKIQSQSDWLAGQISAAQNGWV, from the coding sequence ATGGCTCTGAGCACCAACCTAATATCAGGTCTTTCGAGCGGATTTGACTGGCGGTCCATGATTGATTCGCTTATGGAAATTGAACACCGTCGAGTCGATCTTGTTACCGGAAAAAAAACTGAAACACAATCAAAACTTACCGAATGGCAGTCTTTAAACAGCAAATTGCTATCCTTAAAGACAGCAGTTGGTACTCTTAAGGATACCGATGATTTTAATATATTCAAAGCGTCTATGACAACTGATAGTTCAACAGTTAAAGCTTCCGACCTTCTGACTGTCAGTACATCCGATACGGCATCCATAGGTTCCTATTCACTAAAAGTCAATAATCTGGCTGCTGCCCAAAAACTGTCTTCAGGGTCATTTGCATCAATATCCGATGCTCTGGGATCAGATTACTCCGGTGATATCCTGATAAACGGAACTGCTATAAATATCGCAGCAACCGATACATTGGCTGATGTAAGCAATAAAATTAACAATGCAAATTCAGGCTCAAATCCGACCGGAGTTACATCCAGCATTATAAGCTATGGAACAGGTGACCACCGGTTGGTACTTACCAGTGATACAACAGGCGCTTCGGGAATCGGACTGCAAAACGGCGGAGTATCTGATATTCTTTATGAGTTTGGCTTTACAGATGCCGACAGAACTGCAAAAAACCATCTCACCGGTGGGGACCAGACGGATGGGTTCAGCAGTACCAGCATCTCCATAAAATCTCTTCTTAACCTTTCAACCACTCAAACCTCAAGCGCCGGGGAAATTATAATTAACGGCATGTCAATTGGCGATATAGATCTAAGCACAGACACCTTAAGCAGTTTGCAGACCAAATTTGCCGCTGCCGGCCTTACGGCTTCAATTACTTCCGAAACGGAAAATAACAACACATATTACAGACTGATGGTTGAAGGGGCCGCCAATACATATACTGATAAGAATAATATTCTTGAAACACTGGGTATAATAAAAGGCGGCGTTTCAGATGAATCAAGCGTAACAGGCGATATTGAAAACACAAGCGGTGGAGCTGTAATTACCTCAGATACTTTAATCATGGATATTGACGGCTATACCGGATTTCTGAATACAGATTACATACATCTGGAAGGCACGGATACGGATAACAATCCTGTATCAGATGATACTCTTATCATTACCGATACAACCACTTTAGGTGATCTTCTTTCAAAGATAGAATCGGCTTTTGGCAATGTAACCGCCTCTGTTAACGGTGACGGCAAATTAATGATTGTGAATAATACATCAGGAACCAGCTATCTTGACATAAGAATAGGAGTAAAAGATTCCGGCGGAACAGATGATACTACTCTCAAATTTGATACGGACGGCATCCTTTCCGGCACTGCCCGTAAACGTGAAATAGTTGCAGGAGCAGATGCTTCCGTTACATTGGACGGGGTAACTGTCACACGTTCTGAAAATGCGATTGACGATATAATTTCCGGCGTAACTCTGAATTTGTTGAAAGCCGATACCGAAACTACCGTTTCGCTTAATATACGTCGTGATACCGATGCCATTATATCAAATATCAGCAATTTTGTTTCCAGCTACAATAGTATTTCATCATATATTCAATCCCAATTTTCTTTTGATGAAACAACCCAGGAAACAGGAGGGATTCTTTTTGGAGACGGAACCCTGATATCGGTCAAATCGGATTTGACATCTATTTTAACACAGAGCGTCTGGGGTGTTTCATACGATTATTCCACAATGGGTTTAGTCGGCATAAATGTAGATAAGGACGGTAAGCTTAACATAGACAATGATAAACTAAGCGGCTATCTCAAAAGCAATTTTAATGATGTGAAGAAGCTTTTTACAGCAAGCAGCGAAGTAAGTGTTGGCACTATAAAGTATTTGGGACATTCTAATGATACCAATTATGGCGAGTACACGGTTAATATTGATACTGCTGCAACACAAAGTACATCGGATGCATCGGACAACACAAGTTTAAGCAGTGATGAAACCCTTACTATTACAGAAGGAAGCGGCACATCCGTCGTAAATCTTACCAGTTCAATGACCATGTCCCAAATGGTTAATGCTGTAAACAGTGAATTATCTACAGTCTATACTCAGATTATTTCAGGATCCGAACAGCTTTACGCCGATTCGGGCCAGGCAGCGGCAATAACCTCATCGACAAAATGGGATAGCGTTTATAACGCAACAGGCGATTCTGCCAATCTGGTCAATGGTGATGTAATTTCCTTTTCAGCGGTAGATCATAATGGAACCGAGATAAACGGGTCTTATACTATTTCGAATATTGCTGCAGATTCTGTTCAGGGTTTGCTTTCTTCCATAGAAACAGCTTTCGGAAATGAAGTTACGGCCGATATTAATGCATCAGGACAGATCTTGATAACAGATAATTCATCAGGAGCTAGCAGTGTTTCTTTGACATTTGATTTTACAAGCGCACACGATCTCGATTTTGGAACAGTACTTACTGCAAATACCGGTGGGCAGACAGGACGCTATGCTATGGGCATAACAGCATCTGTTGATGCCGGAAATCACATGGTTCTTAAACATAATAATTACGGAACGGGAAATTCATTTACAATCAGTCAGGCAAACAACCTGTTGTGGACAGGGGGTGACCAAACCGTTGACAATGGAGTGGATGTAGCCGGAACAATCAATGGTGAAACTGCAACCGGCAAAGGTCAGATGCTCGGGGGAAACAGCGGTGAGGCAAATATTGACGGTCTGTCTATAAAATATACCGGAACAACAACAGGTGAAATCGGTACCGTAAAACTTACCTTGGGAGTTGCAGAGTTATTTGACAGAAAACTTTTTGACATTACAGATCAATATGAAGGTTATGTCGGATTTAAACAAAAATCCCTTCAGGATAACATAGAAAGTTATGAAACCCAGATTGATCAAATGGAAGATCGTTTAGACCGAAAGATGGAAATGATGATCAACCGGTTTGTGGTTATGGAAACAGCCCTTGCAAAGATACAGAGCCAGAGCGATTGGTTGGCAGGCCAGATAAGTGCAGCTCAAAACGGTTGGGTGTAG
- a CDS encoding J domain-containing protein, translating into MPNVLHTQDIMNAYNIIFGPAVNVSIDTIMDIRPIMLKTAYRKKALETHPDRCLVIGKMKNEMNEQFIELNIAYETLQTAIKNSSPVINKSSTTTIINKELKKKNTNTNNSKNSADHFYRGFLPKRKLLIGQFLYYSGIVSWKTLIDALARQKMQRPSVGQIALKWGILSKHDIYIILKQRALERKHDKRFVEYACLKGYLTSFQRLALLGKQSSLQRPIGAFFVEKGVLMSTDMEMMVNRLQEHNRKVAFETGSSN; encoded by the coding sequence TTGCCGAACGTTTTACATACTCAAGACATTATGAATGCTTATAATATAATATTCGGGCCAGCAGTTAACGTTTCGATTGATACTATAATGGATATCCGTCCGATAATGTTAAAAACCGCTTACCGAAAAAAAGCACTTGAAACACATCCTGACCGTTGTTTGGTTATAGGGAAAATGAAAAATGAAATGAATGAGCAATTCATTGAACTGAATATTGCTTACGAAACACTGCAAACAGCTATCAAAAACAGCAGCCCTGTGATAAACAAAAGCAGTACTACTACTATTATTAACAAAGAACTTAAGAAAAAAAATACTAATACAAACAATAGCAAAAATTCTGCTGACCATTTTTACAGAGGATTTCTTCCCAAACGAAAATTATTGATAGGCCAATTTCTATACTATTCTGGCATAGTTTCGTGGAAAACACTAATTGATGCATTAGCCCGGCAAAAAATGCAGCGACCCTCGGTAGGTCAGATAGCCCTTAAATGGGGAATCCTTAGTAAACATGATATATACATTATACTTAAACAACGGGCACTTGAACGAAAACATGATAAGCGATTTGTCGAATATGCCTGCCTGAAAGGTTATTTAACCTCTTTTCAGCGATTAGCACTGCTTGGAAAACAAAGCAGTCTCCAAAGGCCAATAGGTGCATTTTTTGTGGAAAAAGGTGTCCTTATGTCAACGGATATGGAAATGATGGTAAATAGACTACAGGAGCATAACCGCAAGGTTGCTTTTGAAACTGGATCATCTAATTAA